A window of Metabacillus sp. B2-18 contains these coding sequences:
- a CDS encoding YrhK family protein, with the protein MKVDHKPNYIDIQFGHHEIIINERYEFFYNLNDVFIALCFLVGSVLFLWDSFETYAIWMFIVGSGLFLIRPMIKFIKRFHLKKVRNN; encoded by the coding sequence ATGAAAGTAGATCATAAGCCTAACTACATTGATATACAATTTGGCCATCATGAAATTATAATTAACGAACGCTATGAATTTTTCTATAACCTTAATGATGTGTTTATCGCCCTATGCTTTCTGGTTGGAAGTGTGCTCTTTCTTTGGGATTCCTTTGAAACATATGCTATTTGGATGTTTATCGTGGGTAGTGGACTATTCTTAATTAGACCTATGATTAAATTCATCAAACGATTTCACTTGAAAAAGGTTCGTAATAACTGA
- a CDS encoding ROK family protein encodes METITWNQHLVKKNNKALVLQLIMHREPISRADIAQISGLHKATVSSLVNELLEEELIYESGPGESSGGRRPVILHFNKVAGYAIGIDIGANYVLSVLTDLKGNIVHENNHTVTQTPYPTIMNLVKSMIQSLMTNMPQSRYGVVGIGVGVPGIVNKEGIVLLAPNLGWKNSDLKQDLEELFEVPVIVENEANAGAFCEQKFGAGKDYENMVYISAGIGIGVGIFLNRELYQGKNGFSGEMGHMIIDMNGKPCNCGSQGCWEAYASEHALLEQAGSSIEAVLELAKNHDQTAQGLFKEVGKYLGIGINNIINTFNPDQVIIGNRLALAREWIEEPIKTTIENHTLTHHQNELQLDFSKLEQYSTVLGVSAFAVENFIKEDSKVL; translated from the coding sequence GTGGAAACGATTACATGGAATCAGCATCTTGTGAAAAAAAATAATAAAGCTCTCGTATTACAACTTATTATGCACAGAGAACCTATTTCAAGAGCCGATATTGCCCAAATATCCGGTCTACACAAAGCAACCGTTTCATCATTAGTGAATGAATTATTAGAAGAAGAACTGATCTACGAATCTGGACCAGGAGAATCCAGTGGTGGACGACGTCCTGTTATTCTACATTTTAATAAAGTAGCAGGTTATGCGATTGGAATTGATATCGGTGCAAATTATGTATTATCTGTACTAACTGACTTAAAAGGCAACATAGTTCATGAAAATAATCACACAGTCACCCAAACTCCCTACCCTACTATTATGAATCTTGTAAAAAGTATGATTCAGTCACTAATGACTAATATGCCTCAAAGTCGATATGGTGTTGTAGGCATAGGTGTAGGTGTTCCAGGAATTGTAAACAAAGAGGGAATAGTCCTTCTTGCACCTAACTTAGGTTGGAAAAACTCCGATTTAAAACAAGACTTAGAAGAGTTATTCGAAGTGCCTGTAATAGTCGAAAATGAAGCCAACGCTGGAGCATTCTGTGAGCAAAAATTCGGAGCTGGAAAAGACTACGAAAATATGGTCTATATAAGTGCAGGTATCGGTATCGGTGTAGGTATCTTCTTAAATAGAGAGCTATATCAAGGTAAAAACGGATTCTCTGGTGAAATGGGCCATATGATTATAGACATGAACGGTAAGCCATGCAACTGCGGCAGCCAAGGTTGTTGGGAAGCATACGCATCAGAACATGCACTACTAGAACAAGCTGGAAGCAGCATCGAAGCAGTCTTAGAACTAGCCAAAAATCATGATCAAACTGCCCAAGGCCTTTTTAAGGAAGTCGGTAAATACCTTGGCATTGGAATTAACAATATCATCAATACCTTCAACCCGGATCAGGTTATTATCGGAAACAGATTAGCTTTAGCTAGAGAATGGATAGAAGAACCTATCAAGACCACAATTGAAAACCATACACTTACCCATCATCAAAATGAGCTACAGCTAGACTTTTCAAAGCTTGAACAGTACTCTACTGTACTTGGAGTCTCTGCATTTGCGGTTGAGAATTTTATTAAAGAGGATAGCAAAGTTTTATAG
- a CDS encoding glycoside hydrolase family 52 protein, whose product MPKNMFFNAHHSPIGAFSSFTLGFYGNGGGLDLELGRSPKKNVYVGVETIDQEGMYQALPFFEVGDDESKRYDIENMDPDPDKPRIIVPYSKEEIQRDFQLGTDTWKAGDLSFTVYTQAQSVPEPSSVADDELKKTIIPAVWAELTVDNTKGTKSRRAFFGYQGSDPYSSMRRLDDTCDGIAGIGQGRLTAITSDNPEVKSALHFSIENILTTPYKENWTFGLGPVGALVMDVPAGEKRTYKFAVCFHRSGYVTAGMDASYYYTRYFTNIESVATFALENFDEFASRAKEANRLVSDSELSEDQKFMMIHSIRSYYGSTQLLDADGEAFWVVNEGEYRMMNTFDLTVDQIFFELKMNPWTVKNELDMFVKRFSYEDKVRFPGDKTEYPGGISFTHDMGVANTISRPHYSSYELYGLDGCFSHMTYEQLVNWVLCASVYVEQTGDKKWLNDNLNIFVQCFESMLNRDHPESDKRDGIMGLDSTRVMGGAEITTYDSLDVSLGQARNNIYLAGKTWASYVALEKLFRENDLTDLSKVAGDQAEKCAATIVSHVTPNGYIPAVIKEGNDSKIIPAIEGLIFPYYTNNHDALDPNGRFGEYIQALQTHLETVLTEGICLFEDGGWKISSTSNNSWLSKIYLSQFITREILGWEWDETGKRADAAHVAWLTHPTLSVWSWSDQIISGEIAGSKYYPRGVTSILWLEESKKSASLVKTTQEA is encoded by the coding sequence ATGCCAAAAAACATGTTTTTTAATGCACATCATTCACCAATTGGAGCCTTTTCAAGTTTTACACTTGGATTCTATGGAAACGGGGGAGGTTTGGATTTAGAACTTGGCCGCTCACCGAAGAAGAATGTTTATGTAGGTGTTGAAACGATTGATCAGGAAGGGATGTACCAAGCACTTCCTTTTTTTGAAGTAGGAGATGACGAAAGTAAGCGCTATGATATAGAAAATATGGATCCAGATCCAGATAAACCACGAATCATTGTTCCTTATTCAAAAGAAGAAATCCAACGTGACTTTCAATTAGGAACAGACACTTGGAAGGCTGGAGACTTATCCTTTACCGTCTATACCCAAGCTCAATCTGTACCCGAACCATCTTCTGTAGCAGATGATGAGCTGAAGAAAACAATTATTCCAGCTGTATGGGCTGAATTAACAGTAGATAATACAAAAGGAACTAAGAGTCGCCGAGCTTTCTTTGGGTATCAAGGAAGTGATCCTTATAGCTCCATGCGTCGATTAGATGACACATGTGACGGGATCGCGGGAATTGGTCAGGGGCGCTTAACAGCAATTACATCAGATAATCCTGAAGTAAAGTCTGCTCTTCACTTTAGTATAGAAAATATATTAACAACTCCATATAAAGAGAACTGGACTTTTGGTTTAGGACCTGTTGGTGCACTAGTAATGGATGTTCCTGCTGGAGAAAAAAGAACATATAAATTTGCAGTTTGTTTCCACCGTTCTGGCTATGTAACAGCTGGAATGGATGCATCTTACTACTACACACGTTATTTTACCAATATTGAATCTGTCGCAACTTTTGCATTAGAAAATTTTGATGAGTTTGCTAGTCGTGCAAAAGAGGCTAATAGATTGGTAAGTGATTCTGAATTATCTGAAGACCAAAAGTTCATGATGATTCATTCGATTCGAAGCTACTATGGCTCAACTCAATTATTGGATGCTGATGGAGAAGCATTCTGGGTTGTGAACGAGGGTGAGTATCGAATGATGAATACATTCGACTTAACAGTAGACCAAATCTTTTTTGAATTAAAAATGAATCCATGGACAGTTAAAAATGAGTTAGATATGTTTGTGAAACGCTTCAGTTATGAAGATAAAGTTCGCTTTCCAGGTGATAAAACTGAATATCCGGGCGGAATCAGTTTTACACATGATATGGGAGTAGCAAATACAATTTCTAGACCACACTATTCTTCTTATGAGCTATATGGTTTAGATGGGTGCTTCTCACATATGACCTATGAACAACTGGTTAACTGGGTACTATGTGCATCAGTTTATGTGGAACAAACGGGAGACAAAAAGTGGTTAAATGATAACTTAAATATTTTTGTTCAGTGCTTTGAAAGTATGTTGAATCGTGACCATCCTGAATCTGATAAACGAGATGGGATAATGGGACTTGATTCAACACGTGTTATGGGTGGAGCCGAGATTACAACTTATGATAGTTTGGATGTTTCACTTGGTCAGGCTAGAAATAATATATATCTAGCTGGAAAAACATGGGCATCATATGTAGCACTTGAGAAACTGTTTAGAGAAAATGATCTAACAGATCTATCGAAAGTAGCTGGTGATCAAGCTGAAAAATGTGCAGCTACAATTGTTTCTCATGTTACACCTAACGGATATATACCAGCTGTCATTAAAGAAGGTAATGATTCTAAAATCATCCCGGCCATTGAAGGGCTAATCTTCCCATATTATACAAATAACCATGATGCATTGGATCCTAATGGACGATTTGGAGAGTATATTCAAGCTTTACAAACTCATTTGGAAACAGTGTTAACAGAAGGGATCTGCTTGTTTGAAGATGGAGGTTGGAAAATCTCATCTACAAGTAACAACTCTTGGCTAAGTAAGATTTATCTATCTCAGTTTATCACTCGTGAGATTCTTGGTTGGGAATGGGATGAAACAGGGAAGAGAGCAGATGCAGCCCATGTAGCATGGTTAACTCATCCAACTCTATCAGTTTGGAGTTGGAGCGATCAAATCATCTCAGGTGAAATTGCTGGAAGTAAGTACTATCCACGTGGAGTTACTAGTATCCTATGGCTAGAGGAATCGAAAAAATCTGCTTCATTAGTAAAGACAACACAAGAAGCTTAA